The Raphanus sativus cultivar WK10039 chromosome 2, ASM80110v3, whole genome shotgun sequence genome includes a region encoding these proteins:
- the LOC108842560 gene encoding transcription factor MYB16 isoform X2, with amino-acid sequence MGRSPCCDKMGLKKGPWTSEEDQKLLAYIEEHGHGSWRSLPEKAGLHRCGKSCRLRWTNYLRPDIKRGKFNLQEEQTIIQLHALLGNRWSAIATHLPKRTDNEIKNYWNTHLKKRLVKMGIDPVTHKPKNETPLSSSLGGLSKNAATLSHMAQWESARLEAEARLARESKLLLYQTKVSSSSSSHHHLNITSSSSDHQQQHQLESPTSTVSFSEAKTEFVGSSSASTCLNMIKEAENDWISSTIHEFQGVEEGLTGLLLGGGDSLGRSFSADKNETAGETSGDCNNGYYEEDNKNYLDSIFSFVDPSPSDSTPLF; translated from the exons atgGGTAGATCACCGTGCTGTGACAAGATGGGTTTGAAGAAAGGACCATGGACATCAGAAGAAGATCAGAAACTTTTGGCTTATATTGAAGAACATGGACATGGAAGTTGGCGTTCACTGCCTGAGAAAGCtg GTCTCCATAGATGCGGCAAAAGTTGTAGACTCAGATGGACTAACTACCTAAGACCAGACATCAAAAGAGGCAAATTCAACTTGCAAGAAGAACAAACCATTATTCAACTCCACGCTCTCTTAGGAAACAG GTGGTCGGCGATAGCGACTCATTTGCCAAAGAGAACAGACAACGAGATAAAGAACTACTGGAACACGCACTTGAAGAAACGGTTAGTTAAAATGGGGATAGATCCAGTgactcataaacccaaaaacgaGACTCCTCTGTCTTCTTCTCTCGGTGGTTTATCAAAGAACGCAGCCACACTTAGCCACATGGCTCAATGGGAAAGTGCTAGGCTTGAAGCTGAAGCAAGGCTAGCTAGAGAGTCAAAGCTTCTTCTTTACCAAACCAAAGtatcatcatcgtcatcttctcatcatcatctgaACATCACCTCTTCTTCATCAG ATCATCAACAGCAACATCAGCTTGAATCTCCGACATCTACAGTGTCATTCTCGGAAGCGAAGACAGAGTTCGTGGGATCATCATCAGCATCAACGTGTCTAAATATGATCAAAGAAGCTGAAAACGATTGGATCAGTTCAACGATTCACGAGTTCCAAGGCGTCGAAGAAGGCCTCACGGGTCTCTTGCTAGGTGGCGGTGATTCACTAGGCCGGAGTTTCTCAGCCGATAAAAATGAGACGGCCGGCGAGACTAGTGGTGACTGTAACAACGGTTACTATGAGGAGGACAACAAGAACTATTTGGACAGCATTTTCAGCTTTGTGGATCCTTCGCCGTCCGATTCAACTCCTTTGTTCTGA
- the LOC108842560 gene encoding transcription factor MYB16 isoform X1: protein MGRSPCCDKMGLKKGPWTSEEDQKLLAYIEEHGHGSWRSLPEKAGLHRCGKSCRLRWTNYLRPDIKRGKFNLQEEQTIIQLHALLGNRWSAIATHLPKRTDNEIKNYWNTHLKKRLVKMGIDPVTHKPKNETPLSSSLGGLSKNAATLSHMAQWESARLEAEARLARESKLLLYQTKVSSSSSSHHHLNITSSSSGKQNTTLHVQRWMETFFDFFVYKQNNADHQQQHQLESPTSTVSFSEAKTEFVGSSSASTCLNMIKEAENDWISSTIHEFQGVEEGLTGLLLGGGDSLGRSFSADKNETAGETSGDCNNGYYEEDNKNYLDSIFSFVDPSPSDSTPLF, encoded by the exons atgGGTAGATCACCGTGCTGTGACAAGATGGGTTTGAAGAAAGGACCATGGACATCAGAAGAAGATCAGAAACTTTTGGCTTATATTGAAGAACATGGACATGGAAGTTGGCGTTCACTGCCTGAGAAAGCtg GTCTCCATAGATGCGGCAAAAGTTGTAGACTCAGATGGACTAACTACCTAAGACCAGACATCAAAAGAGGCAAATTCAACTTGCAAGAAGAACAAACCATTATTCAACTCCACGCTCTCTTAGGAAACAG GTGGTCGGCGATAGCGACTCATTTGCCAAAGAGAACAGACAACGAGATAAAGAACTACTGGAACACGCACTTGAAGAAACGGTTAGTTAAAATGGGGATAGATCCAGTgactcataaacccaaaaacgaGACTCCTCTGTCTTCTTCTCTCGGTGGTTTATCAAAGAACGCAGCCACACTTAGCCACATGGCTCAATGGGAAAGTGCTAGGCTTGAAGCTGAAGCAAGGCTAGCTAGAGAGTCAAAGCTTCTTCTTTACCAAACCAAAGtatcatcatcgtcatcttctcatcatcatctgaACATCACCTCTTCTTCATCAGGTAAACAAAACACCACTCTGCACGTTCAAAGGTGGATGGaaactttctttgatttttttgtatacAAACAAAACAATGCAGATCATCAACAGCAACATCAGCTTGAATCTCCGACATCTACAGTGTCATTCTCGGAAGCGAAGACAGAGTTCGTGGGATCATCATCAGCATCAACGTGTCTAAATATGATCAAAGAAGCTGAAAACGATTGGATCAGTTCAACGATTCACGAGTTCCAAGGCGTCGAAGAAGGCCTCACGGGTCTCTTGCTAGGTGGCGGTGATTCACTAGGCCGGAGTTTCTCAGCCGATAAAAATGAGACGGCCGGCGAGACTAGTGGTGACTGTAACAACGGTTACTATGAGGAGGACAACAAGAACTATTTGGACAGCATTTTCAGCTTTGTGGATCCTTCGCCGTCCGATTCAACTCCTTTGTTCTGA